TTTAACACGGAGAATCACAAACAATGATCTCGAAGCAGCTGATCTTGATGGAGATGGAGTCATCGTGTGAGACATCAGACAAATTATCTTATCTTGGTTCATTTAGCTTTTTCTtatctttgtgtttttttttttgctatgcAGAGCTGCGgagtttatattatataaactgaaagAAATGGGGAAGATTGATGAGGAAGATATTGATGGGATATTGCAAGAGTTTGAGCAACTCGATTACGATGATTCGGGAACTCTGACGAATTCTGATCTCATTCTAGCTCAAACCACGTCTTAGATACAAAGGTAAGCATACTTcgtttagttattaaatattatacctGCACACGACcaaacaaaaagcaaaaagaatTTACAGTTTTGGGTCTGTGTATGTTTTAATGTAGTGCCACACTCTCAGTTTTTCATTGTTACTTGATGCGTAAGTTTATAGTTTACATATATACTGTGTATATGAGTTTGTATTGTTTATGCAAGATGAATCTTGTTATTGATCTGATATTAAGCTCTGGTTATTCCATTGATGTTCTGCtcctttattattatttttttttttgctaagaatgCTAATATCATAAAAATGATTTCGATTTTACAAAAAGCAAAATCTAGGGAATACTCGGAAAAGTTTACTTAATATCATATTAATGATGTTCAGATTTCACATATTTGTTCTAAGCAAAATCttaacaaaaaaggaaaagaaaataagatagAGCAAATATGCGAAAAAGCCTACAAATTATATTATCTAACTTGATAAGAAGTTTAGAAATTGCTTCATATCCTTCTTTGCCAAGATTATATCCATGACTTTTCTATATATCATCCTCACAATCACTACTGGTCCAatgatgttgttgttgtgatACACGTTGTTTATCTTCTTCCACATATGATAATTGTTGACTGGACAGTTAGCTTTTGGAGAATGATAGGAATTTGAGCCACTGAAGATCTGATCCAGGAGAGCAGTTCATTCCAGTCACGAAAGGGAAGAAGTGGCGGGTTTAGCCGAATGAGAACGTGCTGCCAAACCTTCCGACTGAATGTGAAAGTTCGTAGCAAGTGATCCCTTGTTTCAGTGTTACCTCAAGTTGTAGGAATTTGAAGTCCCCACAATAAGAGCCTCACTCTAGTCAGCAACATGTCAGCGTTTGCAATCCACATATTAAAAGCAATTTTAGGAACAGAACCTTTGAACCATACACAATCAACCCAAGGTTTCTTCTCTGATCTCTGTCACAAGCATTCCCATGTAGCTGCAGAAGAGTAGGCTGAGAATGTGGTTCCTTCAACTCTCCATTCATACTCGTCAATATGACCTGACCAGAGGAACCTGTAACATAGCGAATCAATTTTCTGGATGCACCCTTTTGGCAGCATGAATGTCGAGATCCAGAAATTGACAGTTCTTGTTATCACCGTACGCAGGAGCAATAGTATTCCAGCAAGGTTAGTGACTTCACTGCCCAGCTTCGGAACTTGGAGATTAGTTTTTGAAACAGAGGATCATAATCTAAGATTAGTGTCAAAAGCCTTATTGAGATCAACTTTTAACGTAGCTCTAGAGGTTGAACTTGCTGTGTTGTACTCCTGCACTAGATCAGTAGCAAGCAGTACATTTTCTGCTAATAATCTGCATGGCATAAATGCTGATTGAGACTGAGAAATGACATGTGGTATGATAACTTTAGGCGCGATGCTATCAACTTAAAAATCACTTTATAAATTGTATTCAAGCAAGATATAAACCTGAAATAGGTTGTAGATGAGGCATTAGTGATCTTGGGAATCAACACCATCGTTGTGGCATTCCATTGTTTTAAGAGACTGCCCGACGAGAAAAATTTCGATACAGCTTGAGAGACCTCAGGGCCAATGATGCTCCATGTTGCTTTAAAAAACCTCGAAAGTATAATCATCATCCGGTCCGCTGGCCTTATTCCTAGGTAGAGTAAAGAAAGCATCTTTAAATTCAAGTGGTGTAAACTGCTTACAAAAACCATCACTTTCCTCTTCAGAGCAGGTGAAGTCGAAGAGTAGTAAGTCAAGGTCAGATTGGTCAAATTGATGCCTTGAAACAAAATCACCCAACAGCTTTGAGAAGTAATCCACACAATGCTCCTCGATCACATCCTGATTATTGATTTTCCCCCAGTCTCATCCACGAGGAAATGAATGTGGTTCGCCGCTCTCTTTGTGGAAGTTAATCTAGTAGGTGGTACTCGCATCTCCTAGGCCTGCCAAGAAACTGAAGATCTTTGCAGGTGAAAACTCTCTTCTCCTTTAGAAATGACCTGCCATTTATGAGAGCATTCAAGTTCCTTTTCTACATTTGCAGTGTAAAAATTTGGTTTGATGGTATCTTGGTTTTTTCTCTTAATTATTTCAATAATgtgataaaaatgaaatttatccGCACTGTTTAGACAAAAAAAGAGACTAAGGGTGGaaatttttaatcaataaaagatTTACTGAGATTTAAATACAtaatcaacaacaaaaaatagttatttCTACTAATAAACAAGTTAAAGATTTCTCAGCCGGACATAACATCTCTTCGGAACGACTCAAATTCGACTACCATTTAATCTTTAgaagattatgtttttttcagtAACTGTTAAAAGGAATATTAAATTGAAACTTTTCATAAATTCATGCATACAATACAAATTGAAACTTTGTCATAAATTCATGCATACCACACACagccaaaaaaaacatatgaaaatatTCCCTCGCCTTTCCTTATTCTCCCAGTCATAAATGTTTCAACATTCGAATGTTGGAAGAAAAAGCGTCACGCCATAAACACACTAATCATATATTACACGCACACGTGTTCCCCATCCTAACCGCAAATAAAATCAAACGGTCAGCAAAAGTTCGACCACAGAGTGGTCGCTCTCACATAGTAGCAGATCTTCATCCCTCAACCATTATCGTGCTGACACGTGGCGCAATCGTCGCACCCGTCTCACACCGGCCACACAGGGTGGCATAATAATattatcgttttttttttaatttaaataatttaaaatatgttttcatgtTAGATATGAACTGGAACGGAACGCGAACTCCTCGCGCGATTAGAATTGCAAAGCAATTTTCTCTGCGAATTCCTAGGGTTTCTGAATCGTCTCTGTTTCCGATTTGTATCTAGTCAAACCAAAGCTTTCTCGTTTCTCCATGTAAGTCACCGCGAAGATCTCTCTCTTTGGTATTGTATATGGAGGGAAGAATCGGTTCCTCATTGGATGTGATTCGTTTTCGTTCGTCTTCTTCTATGGGAATCAGGATATTTATGGAATTACTCGAATATATGGTTATCTTATTCAAATGGTGTTGTGTTGTTTACGCCATTTAGATAAAAACTCGTTTTTTGAGTCTGGAGAAGGAAGAAAATGTGGTAGTATTATTGAATTAAGAGatttacttttaatatatttggatCTAAGAGCATTACTTCTTCTGCAAGTTCAGTTTAGGTTCTGATTATGATTTTGAAagttgatgttgttgttgttgttgtttatcaACGTTATATCTTCTTTATTAAATCGCAAAAGCTTATGAATTATAAAGTCTAGCAAATATGTTGCGTAATGAGTCTCTTAGCAATTGACGTTGCGATATataactattgttttttttttgtttttttaaatcctaTGAGCTCTAAGCTTCTTGTTTTTCTGTCTTTTTACAGTTCATTTACGGATTTAATCAAGATCCTCATCTTCTATCGACTTGATACCGTTTATGAAGTTCTTCTCTGCCTGTAATTATTAGTAGTGAGGAGAGGAGGTCGAACTGAGAGCGAGATGGAGATTGCAGCTCTTTTAACATCTGCTGGAATCAACATTTCGATCTGCATTGTGCTTCTCTCACTTTATTCCGTACTCAGGAAACAGCCAGCCAATTACTGTGTCTATTTCGGAAGAAGGCTTGTCTGTGGAGGTGCTAGACGTTATGATCCTTTTTGGTATGAGAGGTTTGTGCCTTCTCCAAGTTGGCTTGTCAAAGCATGGGAAACTAGTGAAGATGAGTTGTTAGCTGCTGCTGGTCTCGACGCTGTTGTTTTCCTCAGGATGGTCATTTTCAGGTTActcaaaacaatataatacaCTACTACTCTCCCAACTGCTTTTTCTTAcctctttattttcttctttctttcttgcagCATTCGTATCTTCTTCATCACTGCTGTTGTTTGCATTGCTTTTGTGCTTCCTGTTAATTATTATGGCCAACCCACGGTGCATAAGGAAATCCATTTGGAGTCATCTGAAGTATTCACCATTGAAAATCTTAAAGAAGGCTCAAAATGGTTAGTGTTCTCCTTTGTTTGCATTTTCTACGCGAGAGCAACTATAGATTCTATACACACACAAAGAATGTAAAGtgctgatttttctttttctttttattgtaactCTTGTTAATCTCAGGCTATGGGTTCATTGTCTTGCACTGTACATTATAACCTCAGCAGCATGTCTTCTTCTCTACTTTGTGAGGACCACTTTGGTTTATCTCATCCATACTTAAATCGTTGTGTTGGTTCACTTTGCCATTTTATCATCTTTTCACTTCACTTTCCTCCTCTTAGAAATTTGTTTTAATGTAGGACTATAGGACCATATCCAAAATGAGGCTTGGACATATCACCGGAACTGCCTCAAAGCCAAGTCAATTTACCGTTCTTATCCGTGCTATCCCATGGTCTCCTGACCAATCTTACAGCGACACACTGAGCAAATACTTCACAAATTACTATTCCTCAAGCTATATGTCCCACCAAATGGTTTACCACAATGGCATCATTCAGAGACTGCTGGTACGCATTCTCCTGGGTCCAGtcatttgtctttttcttttattgtctGTCCCACCAAATGGTTCCTCTTGATTAACCTTTTGTCAGATAGAATGTTTTTCACAAAGCTGTTCTTGCTCTTTAGTGTAAATGATCTGTaaattttatgcataattttGGAGTATAAAAAGTTCTTCCTGAGGAATTTCTTTGTGTCCAGTTTGTAGCGCTTTCATTCATAGCTCATGATTTCTAATGCTGTGGTTGGTATCTGTCAGCACGTGTTATCAAAACAGAAGTAGTTAGAAATTTGGGTTGAATGATGTGGATGGTGTGTTCTTGTTTGACCTTTAGTGTCACAATTTTTGTTTCAGCTTGATGCGGAGAGGATGTGTCAGAGTATAAAACATGTTGCTCCTGAAATCAATTGTAAACCGAGTTTAACTCCATGCACCTTTTGTGGAGGGCCTACAGCCACAAATTCTTTTCACAAACTCTCCAGTGAGGGTGACAGTGTGAAAGGAATGGAGCTTGGTGAGTTGAGTATGACTACACCAGAGCAAGTAAGGAATTCTTCTAACTTTCATTGATCTTAGAAGTAGCAGAGCTTACATTGAAATGTTCTGTTCATTTGCAGGAACGTCCAGCtgcttttgtgtttttcaaGACACGATACGATGCACTTGTAGTTTCAGAGGTTCTACAATCATCAAATCCTATGTTATGGGTGACAGACTTAGCCCCAGAACCTCACGATGTGTTTTGGAGGAACCTTAACATACCTTATCGACAACTTTGGATACGGAGAATAGCAACTCTCGTTGGTGCAGTTGCCTTCATGTTTGTGTTTCTTATTCCGGTGGCCTTCATTCAAGGGCTGACTCAACTAGAGCATCTGTCTCATGCATTTCCTTTTCTAAGAGGCATCTTGAAGAAGTgagtatatattgttttttttttttgttttcactcTTCTGGTCATATGATATTAAAACTGCCATTAAAAAAGTAGATAGACCTCCGGAAAAGCATATAGAATACACGAGAATTTGatgttcttgatttgtttatttttcttaaagttATTCAAACCATTTTGCAGGCAGTTTATAAACCAGGTCATCACAGGGTACTTACCCAGTGTGATCTTGATTCTGTTTTTCTACGCCGTTCCACCATTGATGATGTATTTTTCAACTTTGGAGGGAAGTATTTCGCGGAGTATAAGAAAGAAGAGTGCTTGCATCAAAGTCTTGTATTTTACTATCTGGAATGTGTTCTTCGTAAATATTTTATCCGGATCTGTTATCAGGCAACTGAATGTTTTTTCTAGTGTTAGAGACATACCTGAACAACTCGCAAGAGCAGTTCCGACTCAGGTGAGTTACACATATTCGTTTTAAACCATATACcagggaatatatatatatatatatatatatatagatagagagagagagagagagagagagagagagagagaggtcaaTGTATCATATTCAGTTTTAGAATTGAGCTTTTATGTGTTCTTTAGGCCTCTCCCATAGCTTTAGGGCATTGCCATGTTTCATCTTTTATGATTAATTCTGAATATGGCTTCAACCATTGACATATGCAGGCTGGCTTCTTTACGACTTATTGTTTCACATCTGGTTGGGCCAGTTTAGCTTGTGAAATAATGCAACCTATGGCTCTTATATGGAATCTTGTTGCAAAAGCTATTTCAAAGAACAAGGATGAGTCATACGAAACACTTAGGTTCCCATTCCATACAGAAGTTCCTAGGCTGCTTTTGTTTGGGCTCCTGGGTTTCACCAACTCAGTCATAGCCCCACTTATTCTGCCGTTTTTGTTGATATACTTCTTCCTTGCATATTTGATATACAAGAATCAGGTTTACGTTCTCTCTCTGATATCTTTTTACATTATTAATGTCACAGTTAGCCTTACCAGAGTTGTTTCTTATATTTTGCAGATACTCAACGTGTATATCACAAAGTATGAAAGCGGTGGACAATACTGGCCTATCTTTCACAACACAACAATCTTTTCACTGATCTTGACACAGATTATAGCTTTGGGTTTTTTCGGATTAAAACTGTCAACTGTTGCTTCGGGTTTCACCATACCCTTAATCCTTCTCACTCTGCTTTTTAGTGAGTATTGCCGGCACAGATTTGGGCCCATTTTCCATAAGCATCCCGCTCAGGTTAAAGATCAGATGTACCCAGAAACCTTTTATGTTGCCACTACGGTTGGTGCTTGATAAATCAGTATGTATATTTTCTACAGGTGCTTATAGACATGGACAGAGCTGATGAAATGGCAGGAAAGATGGACGAGTTACACAAAAAGTTACATAATATGTACTCGCAAATACCATTACACACTCAGAAATCATCGAGCAAAGGTGAATGCAGTTCTCCTTTTGCGAGTCAGGAGTTACCAGATCCAGAGAAATTGAAGCCAGGTTTGCATTCAGAGTTGTTTGATCAACTTTGATTAAATAATGAgagatttacattttttttacctttttgtacAGAGGAAGGAGATGCCATAGCCAAAGAGTTATGGGGCTATCAGGGCAGTGAGTCTGGTCAAGAACATGAAGACAAGCCGTGTCCCAGTGCTTCTTCACCAGAGCATCTTACCCCGAAGAGGACCTAGACCGTCTGCTGAGGTGGAAGTAATTAATGATGCTAGGTGCTCGTACAATCACTTAGGCTTTTACGTCAAAGTGGCATACGCAGAAGAATTTTCTGCCCAAGGGCTCAGCTCCAAAAGGAGCCAATGGTAAATGAGAATATTCACTCACTGTAAATTGATACGGAACTCATCACTTTCTTCAGTTTGAAACTAAACCAGGGAAAGCATTAGAGCATGTACAGTCTTCTTGTTAGAAGCTAAGGATGTTATAGATACCGCAAGAAGAAATGTAAAATGTATAGGTTACTCAAATTTTTCTTGCTATTTCTCAAAAGAATGAAGAGCAAAAGAGCTCTTTGTTTGTGTTTCTGATCTTTTCCACTTAGTGCAACACGAAACCTAAATGTGCCAGTgcacaaattttaaatgagattACGTCTCAATAATCTGTCAACCACTTGGTGCACGTCAATATTCCAATTGAACAAATACCAAAACTGAAAGTTGCACACAATGCAGTACTTTTTTACACTAGTTTAAAGACAAATTCGCTAAAAAgccaaattaataaaaaaaaaagctattcATGAAAATTGTGTATTATGACAGACCAATCATAGTTATGTCGAACAAAATCTCTAGCCAAAGCAGATAAGAGGGGAAAAACATTTGCAACAACCAAACCTATAATAAAACCATGTCTTAAACTGATAATACTCAAAACTCATAAAGGCGGTACAATCTTTAAGCTTGGTCTTCAACCTCGGTAATAACCTTGGCCACAGAATCAGTCTTACTAGACAAGAAATCAGTGTACTCTTGGTATGGAGATTTCTTGAATGACGTCTCTTTCCAGAACTCTGGTGTAAGGAAACCATATGTCTTCTGTAGACAATCAAATGTAGCCTGCGTGGTGGTAACAACAAACAACATCAAAAACCCAATATCAATCAATAATAATTCATCAATTTAggcatttttttttatcaataatttAGGCATTTAACATGAACATTATAAAGAAGATATATTCTTTAGTATATAAATTGTAATTGACACAGTAAGAAATACAGTAACTACAGATTCAGGTTGATCaagaattataaaatttgaattctTTATCATATAGTCTAAACATACAACATCGTTTCAAATGAAACCTATTATTAATCACTCAAAGATGATTAAGAAATGATTTATACTAATCAAGAACGTATTCGCTTAAATATTCTACAATCACATCACATAGTAGACTAAGAACCACATAGATACTCTACTACATTCTAAAATAAACTAACTAAGCCAATGTTAACTAAATCACTACTAAGAAGAGAAACAGACCTTAACAAAGTTTCCGAGGGTTTTGGTAGATCCTCTGGAAGAAGTGAAGACATCATCAATACCAGCGAACTGAAGAACCTTCTTAGGAACCCTAGCCGCCACAATACCAGCACCTCTCGGAGCTGGAACCATCCTCACAGTAACGGAACCACACTTCCCCGTAACCTTACAAGGAACAGTATGCGGCTTCCCGATCTTGTTACCCCAATAACCTCTCCTCACCGGAATCACAGACAGCTTCGCAAGAATAATCCCACCTCTAATAGCAGTCG
Above is a window of Raphanus sativus cultivar WK10039 unplaced genomic scaffold, ASM80110v3 Scaffold0462, whole genome shotgun sequence DNA encoding:
- the LOC108813282 gene encoding 40S ribosomal protein S2-2 — encoded protein: MAERGVERGAERGGDRGGFGRGFGGRGGGGRGGPRGRGRRAGRPTEEEKWTPVTKLGRLVRDGKIKQLEQIYLHSLPVKEYQIIDLLVGPSLKDEVMKIMPVQKQTRAGQRTRFKAFVVVGDGNGHVGLGVKCSKEVATAIRGGIILAKLSVIPVRRGYWGNKIGKPHTVPCKVTGKCGSVTVRMVPAPRGAGIVAARVPKKVLQFAGIDDVFTSSRGSTKTLGNFVKATFDCLQKTYGFLTPEFWKETSFKKSPYQEYTDFLSSKTDSVAKVITEVEDQA
- the LOC108813283 gene encoding CSC1-like protein RXW8 — translated: MEIAALLTSAGINISICIVLLSLYSVLRKQPANYCVYFGRRLVCGGARRYDPFWYERFVPSPSWLVKAWETSEDELLAAAGLDAVVFLRMVIFSIRIFFITAVVCIAFVLPVNYYGQPTVHKEIHLESSEVFTIENLKEGSKWLWVHCLALYIITSAACLLLYFDYRTISKMRLGHITGTASKPSQFTVLIRAIPWSPDQSYSDTLSKYFTNYYSSSYMSHQMVYHNGIIQRLLLDAERMCQSIKHVAPEINCKPSLTPCTFCGGPTATNSFHKLSSEGDSVKGMELGELSMTTPEQERPAAFVFFKTRYDALVVSEVLQSSNPMLWVTDLAPEPHDVFWRNLNIPYRQLWIRRIATLVGAVAFMFVFLIPVAFIQGLTQLEHLSHAFPFLRGILKKQFINQVITGYLPSVILILFFYAVPPLMMYFSTLEGSISRSIRKKSACIKVLYFTIWNVFFVNILSGSVIRQLNVFSSVRDIPEQLARAVPTQAGFFTTYCFTSGWASLACEIMQPMALIWNLVAKAISKNKDESYETLRFPFHTEVPRLLLFGLLGFTNSVIAPLILPFLLIYFFLAYLIYKNQILNVYITKYESGGQYWPIFHNTTIFSLILTQIIALGFFGLKLSTVASGFTIPLILLTLLFSEYCRHRFGPIFHKHPAQVLIDMDRADEMAGKMDELHKKLHNMYSQIPLHTQKSSSKGECSSPFASQELPDPEKLKPEEGDAIAKELWGYQGSESGQEHEDKPCPSASSPEHLTPKRT